In Magnetospirillum sp. 15-1, the sequence AGACCGCCGCCTTCCCCTGGCCCCGGCTGGAGGACGGCCCCGGCGTGCTGCCCGCCCATGAATTCCACCATTCCCGGCTGGAAAACATGGAGGGCTCGCCCCGCTTCGCCTATCAGGTCATTCGCGGCACCGGCATCGCCGAGAAGCAGGACGGCTTGATAATCGCCAATACCCTCGCCACCTATGCCCACATGCGATCCGTCGGCCCCAATCCCTGGGCGCCGCGGTTCGTGGCGTTCATACGTGGGGTCAAAGCGGGGCAGCATTGATGTTTTTTAATGAGGCGGGCCTTTACCCACCCGCCGGGCTATGGAACAGTGCCCGGCCATGATCACCATCGAAAATCTCAGCCATACCTATCCGGGCGCGCGCAAGATGCCGCCCCGGACGGCCATCTCGGACCTGACCCTGGAGGTCAGGGACGGTGAGTTCGCCATCCTGTCCGGCCCCAACGGCAGCGGCAAGTCCACGCTGTTCCGCATCCTGTGCGGCATGACCCTGCCGGGTACCGGCAAGGTCACGGTGGGTGGCTTTGACCTGTTCGCCCAGCCGGCCAGGGTCCGCGAGATCATGGGGGTGGTGTTCCAGAGCCCCGCCGTGGACAAGCACCTGTCGGTGGGCGAGAACCTGAAGATTCACGCCGATCTCTATGGCCTGAAGGGCGCGGATTTCATCCGCCGCCGCGACGGAGCCCTGGGTTGGACCGACCTGGACGGCCGCCTGGACCAGAAGGTCGACACCCTGTCGGGCGGTCTGGCGCGTCAGGTGGAACTGGCCAAGGTGCTGATGACCGACCCCAAGGTCCTGCTGCTGGACGAGCCCACCACCGGGCTGGACCCCATGAGCCGCCGCAACTTCTTAGGCGCGCTCCACAAGCTGCAGAAGGAACGCGGCATGACCGTGCTGATGACCAGCCACGTGTTCTCCGAGGCCGACGACGTGGACCGCGTCGCCATCATGCGCGAAGGCAAGCTGCTGGCCTACGATACCCCCGCCGCGCTGAAGGCCATGATCGGCACCGAGATGGTGATGGTCCAGGCCAAGGACGCCGAAGGACTGGCCGCCCGCCTGCGCGCCGAGATGGGTCTGGCCGTGCGCTGCATCGGCGACGAGGTGCGCCTGGAGGAGACCGAGAACGGCGAGAGCCTGCCGCTGCTCGAACGTATCCTGGACCGCTACCGCGCCGACATCTCCGCCATCTCCATCAAGCAGCCGGGCCTGGACGACGTCTTCGTCCATGTCACCAGCAAGGCGGTCCCCGACCACGCCCTGGCGCTGGAATTGCGAAAGGCGGCATCATGACCGGCATGGCCCCCGTCGCCTTCTCGCTGGCCAAGCGCGAGTTCACCCGCTTCATCCGCCAGCCCCAGCGGGTAATCGGCACCGTGGCGCAGCCGCTGCTGTTCTGGCTGTTCCTGGGCGCCGGCTTCGGCGGCTCGTTCCGGCCGGCCGGCATGGAGAACGTCACCTATCTCGAATACTTCTACCCCGGCGTGATGCTGATGATGATGCTGTTCGCATCCATCTTCTCGTCCATCACCATCATCGAGGATCGCGACGCCGGTTTCCTGCAGGGCGTGCTGGTCGCTCCGGTATCGCGTCTGGCCATCGTGCTGGGCAAGGTGCTGGGCGCCACCTCCATCGCCATGATCCAGACCCTGATCTTCACCATCGCCGCGCCGTTCCTCGGCCTGCATCTGGGGGCCGGCGCCCTGGTTCTGCTGCTGATGGGCTTCCTGCTCACCGGCATCGGCTTCTCGGCGCTGGGCTTCCTGCTGGCCTGGGGCATGAAGTCCACCTCGGCCTTCCACGCGGTGATGATGGTGTTCCTGATGCCCTTGTGGATGCTGTCGGGCGCCCTGTTCCCCATCGGCAACGTGCCGGGCTGGATGAAGGCGGTGATGCTTGCCAATCCGGTCAGCCATGCGCTGGTGATCATCCGCGCCCCCTTCTACGGCGGCCCCGCCCGGCTGTTCACCGACACCGATTACCTGCTGTCCCTGGCGGTAACATTGGCCTGGGCCGGATTGTGCCTGGGCCTGTCCATGGCCCGCGTCAACCGGCGGGAAAAGGGCGTCTGACAATCCGGCATCATCCGATCACCCCCTGGAATTAAGACCTTGGGGTGATCGGGCATTTACCCCCTTTTATTCTTTCGAATCTCGTGCAGACTGCGCCCGTTCCAATGGTGTATGACAGAGGTCGTAGGAATGAGTGCCAGGGGTCGGCTCGGACTGCAGTTCAGTATCGTCCTGATCATCGCCTTCGTGGTCGCCTGCCTGACCATCACCACCGCCACCAGCATCTATTTCGCCAGCACCAGCGCCGCCCAGGAGAGCGCCCGGCGGCTGTTCGGTGAGATCACCTCCCGGGTGGCCGACCGGGTCGAGGGGCAGATCGGCAACCTGCTGGACCTGGCCGGCCTGGGGGCCTCGCTGCCGGCCACCGCCGAGCCGATCCGCGGCAATGGCCTTGCCCACCCGCTGCTGCCCTTTCTGCTGAAGGCGCTGGAACAGGATTCCGGCCTCTACGCCGTCTATGCGGGCTATGCCGACGGCGGTTTCCTGCAGGCCATCGCCGTCAACGGCGACGAGCGCATCGTGTCCTCCAATCAGGCTCCCGCCGGAACCCTATACATACTGCGGGCCATCGGCGCCGATGCCGACGGAACACGGCGCGAGTTGCGTACCTTCATCGGCGCCGGGGGGGCGACCCTGGGCAGCGCGCGGCTGGACGCCCCCGACTACGACCCCCGGACGCGCTCGTGGTACAAGGACGCCATGGAAACGGACGAAGTCGTCCTGTCCGAACCCTATGTGTTCAGCTCGCTGCAGGCGCCGGGCCTGACCGCGTCACGCCGGGCCGGCACGTCGGGAGCCGTCTTCGCCGTCAACATCGCCCTGACCGGGCTGTCGGATTTCGTCGCCCGCCAGACTATTTCGCCCCGCGGCGGGCTGGTCCTGCTGGACGCCAGGAAACGCGTTCTGGCCATCTCGCCCGTTCTGATGCCGGCGGCGGAAAAAAAGCCCGAGCCGCTGGTCAAGCTGGGCGATCTGACGTCGCCCTGGCTGAAGGCGTTGGGCATGGCCTCCCCCCTGACCGATGCGCAGGTGGTCGAGACCCCGGCCGGCGAGGCCCTGACCCAGATGACCGAGTGGAAGGACCGCAAGGGCCAGGTCATCGGCATCGGCATCGTCTCGCCCTTCGCCGATTTCACCGGCCCCATCGAGGCCATGCAGCGCCGCATCCTCAGTCTGGCCGGTCTGGTTCTGCTGGTGGTGGTGCCGCTGTCCATGCTGT encodes:
- a CDS encoding ABC transporter ATP-binding protein — translated: MITIENLSHTYPGARKMPPRTAISDLTLEVRDGEFAILSGPNGSGKSTLFRILCGMTLPGTGKVTVGGFDLFAQPARVREIMGVVFQSPAVDKHLSVGENLKIHADLYGLKGADFIRRRDGALGWTDLDGRLDQKVDTLSGGLARQVELAKVLMTDPKVLLLDEPTTGLDPMSRRNFLGALHKLQKERGMTVLMTSHVFSEADDVDRVAIMREGKLLAYDTPAALKAMIGTEMVMVQAKDAEGLAARLRAEMGLAVRCIGDEVRLEETENGESLPLLERILDRYRADISAISIKQPGLDDVFVHVTSKAVPDHALALELRKAAS
- a CDS encoding ABC transporter permease; protein product: MTGMAPVAFSLAKREFTRFIRQPQRVIGTVAQPLLFWLFLGAGFGGSFRPAGMENVTYLEYFYPGVMLMMMLFASIFSSITIIEDRDAGFLQGVLVAPVSRLAIVLGKVLGATSIAMIQTLIFTIAAPFLGLHLGAGALVLLLMGFLLTGIGFSALGFLLAWGMKSTSAFHAVMMVFLMPLWMLSGALFPIGNVPGWMKAVMLANPVSHALVIIRAPFYGGPARLFTDTDYLLSLAVTLAWAGLCLGLSMARVNRREKGV